From Desulfofalx alkaliphila DSM 12257, one genomic window encodes:
- the acs gene encoding acetate--CoA ligase alpha subunit, with protein sequence MADLSSFFNPTSVAIVGASATPGKIGNAVVKNILASGFQGNVYPVNPKAKDIEGLKCYKSLSEVNQPIDMAILAVPAKYSLDIAEEAGRLGIKNLIVLSAGFKEVGTEGLELEKQLVSTANRYGINMMGPNCVGVMDTIVPINATFSAAAPKKGNIAFISQSGAMLISIVDWSLSTGIGFSRVISLGNKGQLNEADFINALADDPYTDVILAYIEDVTDGQNFLEVAKGASRKKPIIIFKSGTSQAGAQAASSHTGALAGSDLAYQISFEQSGIIRARTMTELFDLAMAFSYQPIPKGRRVAVVTNAGGPGIIATDAVEHHDLTMARFSKETLDQLRAFLPAAANIYNPVDVLGDADDQRYHFALEKVLLDDNVDSVVVLVCPTALTDPLVIANTIVNLHKKYPQKPIFTSFMGGPGLEEGSKIVKSAGIPNYTFPEPAIYSLSGLTKYGQVQESLFEEDEPLDYQDVDRKAVKAVFYDVFRDGRRVLLGDETYEVAKAYGISTATIKLATTAEEALKLAEEIGYPVVLKVASPKIMHKTDVGGVLLDLDTPKKVEEGFFQIMDNVQRYLPDVLPYGVDVQKMMPQGTELIIGMTRDVQFGPMIAFGLGGIYVNLIKDVSFRLASGITAAEIQAMIAETKAYTLIKGYRGQRPVDIAAVIDVIGRVAKLVTDFPEIAEMDINPIFAYEQGLSAIDIKITIS encoded by the coding sequence TTGGCCGATTTATCCAGTTTTTTTAACCCCACTTCCGTTGCCATAGTTGGAGCTTCCGCCACGCCGGGTAAAATTGGCAATGCAGTGGTGAAAAACATCCTAGCCAGCGGTTTTCAAGGTAATGTTTACCCCGTTAACCCTAAGGCCAAGGACATCGAAGGCTTAAAATGTTACAAGTCACTTTCTGAAGTAAATCAACCTATCGATATGGCAATCCTAGCAGTTCCTGCCAAGTACAGTTTAGATATTGCAGAAGAAGCCGGCAGGTTAGGTATAAAAAACCTGATTGTACTAAGTGCCGGTTTTAAAGAAGTTGGCACTGAGGGCTTAGAGTTAGAAAAACAATTAGTCAGTACCGCCAACAGGTATGGCATTAATATGATGGGACCGAACTGTGTCGGTGTCATGGATACCATCGTTCCAATAAATGCCACTTTCTCTGCCGCTGCCCCGAAAAAAGGAAACATCGCCTTTATATCCCAAAGCGGAGCAATGTTGATCTCTATCGTAGATTGGAGCCTATCCACCGGTATCGGTTTTTCTCGGGTTATCAGCTTAGGGAACAAGGGCCAGTTAAACGAAGCAGATTTTATTAATGCATTGGCAGACGATCCATATACCGACGTTATTTTGGCATATATTGAGGATGTAACCGACGGGCAAAACTTCTTGGAGGTGGCCAAGGGTGCCAGCCGCAAGAAGCCGATTATTATATTTAAGTCAGGCACCAGTCAGGCCGGTGCCCAAGCGGCTTCCTCTCACACCGGTGCTTTGGCGGGAAGCGACCTGGCCTACCAAATATCCTTTGAACAATCGGGAATAATCCGTGCTCGTACCATGACTGAATTGTTTGACTTAGCCATGGCCTTTTCATATCAGCCAATTCCCAAGGGCAGACGGGTGGCAGTGGTTACCAACGCCGGTGGCCCTGGTATTATAGCCACCGACGCAGTGGAACACCATGATCTGACCATGGCCCGCTTTTCTAAAGAAACCCTTGATCAATTGCGGGCCTTTCTGCCGGCAGCCGCTAACATATACAACCCGGTGGATGTTTTAGGTGATGCCGATGACCAAAGGTATCATTTTGCACTGGAAAAAGTTCTGTTGGATGACAACGTGGACAGTGTGGTGGTGCTGGTTTGCCCCACGGCATTGACCGATCCCCTTGTGATAGCCAATACCATTGTAAATTTGCATAAAAAATACCCCCAAAAACCCATATTCACATCCTTCATGGGTGGCCCCGGTTTGGAAGAAGGAAGTAAAATTGTTAAAAGTGCCGGCATTCCTAACTATACTTTTCCCGAACCGGCCATTTACAGCTTAAGTGGTTTAACAAAGTACGGGCAAGTGCAGGAATCTTTGTTTGAAGAAGATGAACCCTTAGACTACCAAGATGTGGATAGAAAGGCAGTAAAAGCAGTGTTTTACGATGTCTTTCGCGACGGTCGCAGGGTTTTATTGGGTGATGAAACATACGAAGTGGCCAAAGCCTACGGCATTTCCACCGCAACTATAAAGTTAGCCACCACCGCCGAAGAAGCCCTTAAATTAGCGGAGGAAATTGGCTATCCAGTGGTTTTAAAGGTTGCGTCACCAAAGATAATGCACAAAACAGATGTTGGCGGGGTGTTGCTGGATTTAGACACCCCCAAAAAAGTGGAAGAAGGGTTTTTTCAGATAATGGATAATGTGCAGCGCTACCTGCCGGATGTACTGCCTTACGGTGTAGATGTACAGAAAATGATGCCCCAGGGTACCGAACTTATAATTGGCATGACAAGGGATGTGCAATTCGGCCCCATGATCGCCTTTGGTCTGGGTGGTATATATGTGAATTTAATTAAGGATGTTTCTTTCCGGTTGGCTTCCGGTATTACAGCCGCAGAAATTCAAGCCATGATCGCTGAAACTAAAGCTTACACCTTAATTAAGGGTTACCGGGGACAAAGGCCGGTGGATATAGCAGCTGTAATAGACGTAATTGGCAGGGTGGCCAAATTAGTCACCGACTTTCCTGAAATTGCGGAAATGGATATCAACCCCATATTTGCCTATGAACAGGGCTTATCTGCAATAGATATTAAAATAACTATATCGTGA
- a CDS encoding acetate/propionate family kinase, whose amino-acid sequence MLILVINCGSSSVKYQVIDIKENKSLVTGIAERIGIPGSKIKQQLNGGGKFKLEKDLADHKEAIQQIFNLITDKEHGAIGDMSQISAVGHRVVHGGEKFNRAVVIDDEVLKVLESLFDLAPLHNPPNVLGIKTCQALLPHAPQVAVFDTAFHQTLPDYAYTYALPYEYYERLQIRKYGFHGTSHKYVSNRVAEILGKPIGQLKIIVCHLGNGSSITAVDQGKSVDTTMGFTPLAGVPMGTRSGDIDPAIIPFIMKKENFSAAEVSTLLNKQSGVLGISGLSSDFRDLEEAAEKGNQRAILALNTFNYSVKKAIGAFSAAMGGVDVVAFTGGIGENGIDQRRDILQNMSYLGLELDNDKNNCRGKEAIISKEGSKVLAMVVPTNEELMIAKETAELI is encoded by the coding sequence TTGCTTATTTTGGTTATTAATTGTGGTAGTTCGTCGGTAAAATATCAAGTAATAGACATAAAGGAAAACAAATCGCTGGTCACAGGTATTGCAGAGAGAATAGGTATACCCGGTTCTAAAATAAAACAGCAATTAAACGGTGGCGGTAAATTCAAGTTGGAAAAAGACCTGGCGGACCATAAAGAAGCCATTCAGCAAATATTTAATTTAATAACCGATAAAGAACACGGTGCCATTGGGGATATGTCTCAAATTAGCGCCGTTGGCCACCGGGTGGTACACGGAGGAGAAAAATTCAATCGGGCGGTTGTTATTGATGATGAAGTGTTAAAGGTCTTGGAATCTTTATTTGACTTGGCACCTCTACATAACCCACCAAATGTCTTAGGTATAAAAACTTGTCAGGCATTATTGCCCCATGCACCACAGGTTGCCGTATTTGATACCGCCTTCCATCAAACTTTGCCTGACTACGCCTATACCTATGCCCTACCCTATGAATATTATGAAAGGCTGCAAATCCGCAAATACGGTTTTCACGGCACCTCTCACAAATATGTGTCCAACCGGGTTGCCGAAATACTGGGCAAACCAATTGGCCAGCTAAAGATTATTGTCTGCCACCTGGGTAACGGTTCCAGCATCACTGCAGTGGATCAAGGAAAGTCCGTTGATACCACCATGGGCTTTACACCTCTGGCAGGAGTACCCATGGGCACTCGCTCCGGCGATATTGATCCGGCAATAATTCCCTTTATTATGAAAAAGGAAAATTTCAGTGCGGCGGAAGTGAGCACCTTACTTAACAAACAAAGCGGTGTTCTGGGCATATCCGGCTTAAGCAGCGATTTTAGAGACCTGGAAGAGGCTGCCGAAAAAGGGAACCAACGGGCTATTCTGGCCCTTAATACCTTTAATTACAGTGTAAAGAAGGCCATCGGTGCCTTCAGTGCAGCCATGGGCGGAGTAGACGTTGTGGCCTTTACCGGAGGAATTGGTGAAAACGGCATAGACCAGCGCAGGGATATATTGCAAAATATGTCTTACCTTGGATTAGAGCTTGACAATGATAAAAACAACTGCCGCGGTAAGGAAGCCATTATCAGCAAAGAAGGCTCGAAGGTGTTGGCCATGGTGGTACCCACCAACGAAGAATTAATGATCGCAAAGGAAACAGCGGAACTGATATAG
- the ylbJ gene encoding sporulation integral membrane protein YlbJ — protein sequence MISVIIFVFSMILHPKVVFDGASAGLSAWWNIVFPSLLPFFIVSELLITLGIIHFMGALLEPVMRPLFNVPGCGSFVMVVGFTSGCPIGSMVTAKLRRKGMCTRVEAERLMSFTNNSSPLFMLVAVGVGMFGNPSLGFLIAGAHYLANLTLGFIFKYYRYGDPEKKLNPPRQRPAFRQAVQELVKIHSEEKRPLGKIIGDAVTNSVNNLLKIGGFIILFAVIIRLLTEIGVIYLLADLIALVLLPLGFDASLFPAIASGLFEVTLGTKLASEATAPLLQQLIAVAIILGWSGLSIHAQVASMIADTDLGMLPFIIARTAHSVVAGIYTYILWQWLDPVAKGWIDTAALSPITIVHTSPWLHTWHYFKIFLLIITAVLVMGLLYQLIVSVIKVVRK from the coding sequence ATGATATCTGTAATAATTTTTGTTTTCAGTATGATACTACACCCTAAAGTGGTATTTGACGGTGCCAGTGCCGGCCTATCGGCCTGGTGGAATATAGTGTTTCCCTCTTTACTTCCCTTTTTTATAGTTTCAGAGCTGTTAATAACACTGGGCATTATACACTTTATGGGAGCCTTATTGGAACCTGTGATGCGACCCTTGTTTAACGTGCCGGGCTGCGGTTCCTTTGTTATGGTGGTGGGTTTTACCTCAGGTTGTCCCATCGGTTCAATGGTCACCGCAAAATTAAGACGCAAGGGCATGTGTACCCGTGTAGAGGCAGAGCGCTTGATGAGTTTTACCAATAACTCCAGCCCCCTTTTCATGCTCGTTGCTGTGGGGGTGGGCATGTTTGGCAACCCTTCATTGGGTTTTTTAATTGCCGGGGCCCATTATTTGGCAAATCTAACCTTGGGCTTTATTTTTAAATATTATCGCTATGGCGACCCGGAAAAAAAGCTTAACCCACCCCGCCAAAGACCTGCTTTTCGTCAGGCTGTCCAAGAGTTAGTAAAAATCCACTCCGAAGAAAAAAGGCCCCTGGGTAAGATTATCGGTGACGCAGTAACCAATTCCGTTAACAATTTACTTAAAATAGGCGGCTTTATTATTCTGTTTGCGGTTATTATTCGCTTACTTACTGAGATAGGGGTAATCTATCTGCTGGCTGATTTAATTGCCTTGGTTTTGCTGCCCCTAGGTTTTGATGCAAGCTTATTTCCCGCCATAGCCAGCGGTTTGTTTGAGGTAACACTGGGAACAAAACTGGCAAGCGAGGCCACGGCACCGCTCTTGCAGCAACTAATTGCAGTGGCGATAATATTGGGATGGAGCGGCTTATCCATTCATGCCCAGGTTGCCAGCATGATTGCTGATACCGACCTTGGCATGCTGCCCTTTATAATTGCCAGAACAGCACATTCAGTAGTGGCCGGCATTTATACCTATATACTTTGGCAGTGGCTGGATCCAGTGGCCAAGGGATGGATAGATACCGCCGCACTGTCACCAATAACAATAGTTCATACCTCCCCCTGGCTCCATACATGGCATTATTTTAAAATATTCCTTCTAATAATAACGGCTGTCCTTGTAATGGGACTGCTGTATCAATTAATAGTTTCGGTGATTAAAGTGGTAAGAAAATAG
- a CDS encoding phosphotransacetylase family protein produces MQNLYITGTAGSAKTAMAVGLGLKLQAEGYKVSYFKPIGITTASGSTADEDGILMKKVLGMDTPLDIIVPCTTSPFYLTRFQQSSNLAKKIQSAFEVVSKDADLVLIDGAIFPHAMASINLDAPSLAHDFNAATLYMIRLKNDFSMDQAMFFNRYFKAHDIPVVGNVFYNVPRQILAKTEGVYRRLLTDNGFDTLGIVPQRPELNAPTVEQYYEVLGGEILTGEDKLDRPVEDSIVGAMTIESALGYLRRAANKAVVTGGDRADLALAALETDTSVLILTGGLYPDVKVIAKASEKEVPVILVHYDTFTTIERMTEVSNRIKPENESVIKVALENIEKYVDWRQIIDKLK; encoded by the coding sequence ATGCAAAACCTCTATATCACAGGTACAGCGGGAAGTGCAAAGACTGCAATGGCAGTGGGCCTAGGGCTGAAACTGCAGGCAGAAGGTTATAAGGTAAGCTATTTTAAACCCATTGGTATTACCACGGCCTCAGGTTCCACTGCAGACGAAGACGGTATTTTAATGAAAAAGGTGCTGGGCATGGATACTCCTTTAGATATTATTGTACCCTGTACCACCAGCCCCTTTTATTTAACTCGTTTTCAGCAATCCTCTAATTTAGCAAAAAAAATTCAAAGTGCCTTTGAAGTTGTCTCTAAGGATGCGGATCTTGTTCTTATTGACGGAGCAATATTTCCCCATGCCATGGCCAGTATTAACCTAGATGCCCCTTCGCTGGCCCATGACTTTAATGCAGCCACACTCTACATGATTAGGCTAAAAAATGATTTTTCTATGGATCAAGCAATGTTTTTCAACCGTTATTTTAAAGCCCATGACATCCCTGTGGTGGGCAATGTATTTTACAATGTGCCCAGGCAAATACTGGCAAAAACAGAAGGGGTATACAGACGTCTGTTGACAGATAACGGCTTTGACACCCTGGGCATCGTTCCCCAGCGGCCGGAGTTAAATGCACCCACCGTAGAGCAGTACTATGAAGTACTGGGTGGTGAAATACTTACCGGAGAAGATAAATTAGACAGACCGGTGGAAGACTCCATCGTTGGCGCCATGACAATAGAAAGCGCCTTGGGCTACCTGCGCAGGGCAGCCAACAAGGCAGTGGTAACAGGTGGCGACCGGGCTGACCTGGCCTTGGCAGCCCTGGAAACAGACACCTCTGTCTTAATATTAACCGGCGGCCTGTATCCCGATGTAAAGGTAATTGCCAAGGCCAGCGAAAAAGAGGTGCCGGTAATTTTAGTGCATTACGATACCTTTACCACCATTGAACGGATGACAGAGGTTTCTAATCGCATTAAGCCGGAAAATGAGAGTGTAATTAAGGTGGCCCTGGAGAATATAGAAAAATATGTGGACTGGCGTCAGATCATCGATAAATTAAAGTAA
- the pduL gene encoding phosphate propanoyltransferase has product MPEAKEEDSNRLSVIKPEIFEVTVGISNRHVHLSEEDIEQLFGPNYQLTKAKELSQPNQYACEETVMLVGPKGVLEKVRVLGPARKQTQAEITVTDSFKLGIKAPLRDSGDLAGSAPITIVGPKGTVTLKEGAIVAARHIHMHSSDAQQLGLKNGDKVSVRAKGPRGIIFGDVLVRVSDNYKTEMHVDTDEANAVGLRNGDILNAYIHRGHISEILNK; this is encoded by the coding sequence ATGCCCGAGGCAAAGGAAGAAGACAGCAACCGATTGTCGGTTATTAAACCCGAGATTTTTGAGGTTACCGTAGGAATTTCCAACCGCCACGTTCACCTCTCAGAAGAAGATATTGAACAACTGTTCGGTCCCAACTACCAATTAACTAAGGCAAAAGAGCTGTCACAACCTAACCAATATGCCTGTGAAGAAACAGTAATGCTGGTGGGGCCCAAGGGTGTCCTTGAAAAAGTTCGTGTGCTGGGTCCGGCCCGCAAACAGACCCAAGCTGAGATCACTGTAACCGACAGTTTTAAGCTGGGAATAAAAGCACCCCTCAGGGACTCCGGCGACCTGGCAGGTTCTGCACCTATCACCATTGTTGGGCCAAAGGGAACGGTCACCCTTAAAGAAGGAGCCATTGTTGCTGCCCGTCATATACACATGCACTCTTCCGATGCCCAACAGCTGGGATTAAAGAACGGCGATAAGGTCAGCGTGCGGGCAAAGGGGCCCCGGGGAATTATTTTTGGTGACGTTTTGGTAAGGGTAAGTGATAATTACAAAACAGAAATGCACGTGGACACAGATGAAGCCAACGCAGTCGGTTTAAGAAACGGCGACATCCTAAATGCCTATATTCATCGCGGCCATATCTCGGAAATACTAAATAAATAG